Genomic window (Corynebacterium simulans):
CACGATGAGGGCGAAGAGCGCCACGAAGACCGTGGCGCCGGCGAAGACCACGGAGGAACCTGCCGTGCCCACCGCCATGCCGGCGGCTTCGGGCCCATCCATCCGCGAGCGCTCCTGGCGGTAGCGCGACATGATAAACAGCGCATAGTCGATGCCCACGGCCAGGCCAATCATGATGGCCAGGACCGGGGTCAAGTTATTGAGCTCAATCCAGTGCGTGGCAATCATGACGCCGAGCGCGCCCAGGCCCACGCCCACGACGGCCGAGATCAGCGGCATGCCCGCCGAAACCAAGGAGCCGAAGGTAAAGATAAGGACGAGGAAGGCCACGCCCAGGCCGATGATCTCCGAGGTGGAGTTGACCTTAATCTCATCGCCAAAGCCCGCGCCGCCAGCCTCGACCGTTAGCCCCTTCTCGCGGCCCAGCTCCATCGCCGCGGTGACGACGTCCTTGTCTTCTTGCTCAACGGTGTAGGAGCTTTCCGCATCGAAGTTGAAGGTGGTATAGGCGATGGTCTCGTCCTCATTAACCATCGCGAGGTTATCCGCATCCTTGCGAGCGGTCTCTTCCGGCAGGCCCATCGAGGTGAATTGTTCGATAACTTGCTGCTGCAAAGTCGGCGATACGTCGAGCGGGTTGCCCCAGCGTTGCTGGTCCTTGATGCCGAGCTCGTTGGTGATCTGATCGACCACCTGCTGCATCGCTTCCTTATTTTGCGGGTCAGAAAGCTTCTGCCCCTCGGGTGCTTGGAAAACCAGGTTCACCGAAGGCGCGCTGGCCAAATTGCCGCTTTCCGGGAAAAGCTCGGCGGCGCGGTGGGTAGCGTCAATCGCCGGCGTGCCCTTGATGGAGTACTCCGAAGTCATGGGCTTCATCAAGGCAATCGTGGCGCCCACAGCGGCCACAAAGATCACAAGCCACGCGATGATCACTTTCCACCTGTTGAGGAAGGACCAGCGCCCAAGACGGTACAAGAGTTTTGCCACAGGAGTTACCTTCTGTCTCGTTGATTAACTTCGCCCAGTCTAGCGGCCAGCCGCTGGCAGCTAAAACAAGAAAAGCCGTGGAGCAATTACTTGCCCCACGGCTTTCGCTATGGCGGTGGCGGCGGGATTTGAACCCGCGGTTGGGGGTTACCCAACATTCGCTTTCGAGGCGAACACCTTCGGCCGCTCGGACACGCCACCGTGGTCTAGGTTACGTGTTGAAGCGCGCGGCACAAAATCCCGCCGGATTTACTTGTCCTTCAGGCCGCCAATAACCTCGTTGGCCTTGTCCTTTACGCCCTCGACAGCGTCAGAGACTTTGTCCTTAGCCTGGGAAGTAACCTGGTCTGCCTTGCCCTCGTTAGCAAGATCCTCGTTGTCGGTTGCGTTTCCCGCAGCTTCCTTTGCCTTACCTACTAGGTCGTCCTTCTTGTTTTCGAAATCGCCCATGTTATTTCTCCTTTTTGTTTGCGGTGACCCCATCCTACGCAATGTCAGCGCAGCTCGCCGAAGAAGCCGGTGAGCAGTCCGGCGCATTCTTCCTCGCAAACTCCGGCGCGCACTTCGGGCACGTGCAGGGCACCGGGGGCACGCAGGACATCGACAAGCGAGCCACACGCGCCCGTCTTCGGTTCGAAAGCACCAAAGACCACGGAAGCCACGCGGGCCCCCTGGATAGCCCCGGCACACATCGCGCACGGCTCAAGGGTGACCACAAGTTCGCAGCCTTCTAAGCGCCAGCCATCGCCATGCTTGGCGACGGCCGCGCGAATCGCCTCCACTTCCGCATGTGCGGTGGGATCGCCGCGCTGCTCCCGGCGGTTGACGCCGGTGGAAAGCTCGTTGCCGGCGGCGTCGTAAAGCACCGCTCCTACCGGGATGTCTCCCGCGGGTGTCTGGCGTGCCACCTCGAGCGCGCGGCGCATGCGCGCCTCGGCGCTGGCCAAGCCTTGGGATTTAAGCAATGATCTCTTCGAGCTCGTCACCGAAGCCTAAATCGCCCGCGATGCGCAGGAGCATATCGGAGGGCCAATCTTCGTCATTGTCGATGATGTAGCCCAACTGATCTTCACTGAGCCCAAGATCAGCAAAGATATCGAAGTCGCCGTCGCCATAAGGATCTGGATCCTCGTCGTCGTCAACGATTTCGGGAAAGTCAAGGTCGCGCAGCTCCAGGAAGTCTGCGGCAAAATCATCCTCGTCGGCATATGTGGCGTCAGAGATCAGCATGCGCACATCTCCCGGCACTGGGCGTACGACAACGAAGTATTCATCCTCTACGCACAGCAGCGCGAAGGCCGCGCCCTCGGAGCGCAGCGCGCGCACCGCGCTGATGGAGGTGTTGATGTCCTCGAAGTCGTCATTAAACTCCCGAACCACCCATTGCCCCTCATTGCGGGCAACGGTAACTGCGAAGGAGATGTTGTCATCACTCATACCTCGTGAGATTAGTCGTGTTGTGCCAGAATTGTCACCGTGAGTTCTCAAGACGTTCAACGACCCGTATGCATCATCGGCCTAGGCCTTATTGGCGGTTCCCTGCTGCGCGATCTCGTGGCAAGCAAACACGCAGTATATGGCTATAATCACTCGACTTCCGGTGCCCGCAGCGCCATCAAAGCGGGCTATGACGTCACCGATGACCTGCAGGCAATTTTGACCCGCGCGGAGGCAGACAATGCACTAATCGTCATCGCTACCCCGATGAAAGCGGTCGCTTCGGTCTTGGACGAGATTCAACAGCACGCGCCGAGCTGTGGCATCACGGACGTAGTTTCCGTGAAGACTGAGGTGCGTGATCTCTTCTTGGAGCGCGGCATGGAATCGCGCTACGTGGGCGGCCACCCGATGGCCGGCACTCAAAACTCAGGCTGGGACCACTCGCAGACCAAGCTCTTTAAGCGTGCAGCATGGGCAATTACCTATGACTACGCCGCCGAGTGCGAGGCCCGCGGGGAGCGCATCCCGAAGAAGTGGATTGAGACCTTCTCCGATGTGGTGCGTATGACGCAGATGGTGCACGCCGAGGCCGTCCCCGTGCGCGTGGCAAATCACGATGCCGCGGTGGCGCGCATTTCTCACCTGCCGCACGTCTTCGCTGAAACCCTCGCTGTGGTGGGCGACAACGGCGGCATCCTCGCGCAATCACTGGCCTCGAGCTCTTTCAAGGACGGCACCCGCGTGGCCGGTACCACCCCGGAGCTGGTGCGGCAGATGTGCGAGACCAACGCACCCGCGCTTGTCGACGCCCTCGATGAAGCACTGCAGCTCCTGCAGGCCGCGCGCGACTCTCTCGCCGCTGAGCAGCCCTCTGTTGCTGAACTCGCGGAGAATGGCTTCCGCGCCCGCACCCGCATTGAGGCACGCTCCGGCGCCCGCAAGGAATCGGTCTCCCCGGTCAAGATTTCCTCGCGGCCGGTACTGCGCCTGCACCCGGGTGGCCCGAACTGGGTGGCGCAGCTGCGTCAGTCGGAGTCTTTGGGCGGGCGAATCGAGATTTTCTAGCCCCGTCTAGTCTTCTAGGCCTGTCTAGGCTTCCCGCCCTGTCTAGCCTTCCCGCCCCGTCTAGTCACGGAACGTATCGTCGCGCCGCTTGCGGGACTTCGATTCATCCCTGCTCACCGCAAGGATGGGAAGTCCCAGAAAGCCCAGTGCGAGCCCAATCGGGAAAAGCACCAGCATTCCCGAGGCAACCCACAGCACCACGCCGAGGATTGCGCCCGCTACCAAGCAGGGCACGAGTTTGTTGTTGTTCACGCTCACCTTTCTAGTTCCCGTAGCGAAGGCAAACTTTTTACTGGCCATGAAGCTAAGCACCTAAAAATGAGGTCTCGTAAAGCGGTTCCGGTCTCATCGTACGCCGCGGCCTCTCTCGCAGCAGCTTCCGCGCCCCGCAGGTCTTTCGCACGGCACCAGGTTCTCTGCACGGCACCAGGTTCTCTGCACGGCCCCTGCGGCTGCAAATCGCAAATGGTGAGGTCGACCCGCAACGGAAGTGGCTGGTGTTAACGCCCGTGGCTGGTGAGCGGTCACCTCACCATCTACACCTCACCATTTGACTGGCTGGCCTCACCATTTGACTCCGCGCCGCCGCCAAGAGCCACCAAGCGCCTCCTTCGCGCCACCCATACAAAACGAAAATCTCGCGGCCTCCAAGAAGGAAACCGCGAGAAAATTTTGTGCGCCCGGAGGGATTCGAACCCCCAACCTTCTGATCCGTAGTCAGATGCTCTATCCGTTGAGCTACGGGCGCTAACCGCTACTGCGTTTGATTGCTGTGCAATCTCTCGCTGCAACGTGGATTAACTATAGTGCCGTTCTTTAAAGGCGGCAAATCGCCAGGCCAACACACGTTTTTACGCGTTGTTAACCTGTCGATAACTGCACTTAAACACCAGCCTTTAAAGCACCAGCCCAAAGACCGGCACGGCCAGCAGGTAGACCGTGAGAGTAATCAGCACGCAGCCAATGAGGTTGAGACCGACGCCGCCCTTGATCATGTCGCCAATCTTCACGTAACCCGATCCGTATGCGATGGCATTCGGCGGGGTTGCCACCGGCAGCATGAACGCGCAGGTTGCCGCGAGCGCCACCGGAATGGTCAGCAGCAGGATGTTGATCTCGCCGCCCTCGGTCAGGCCAATGCCAACCGCAACGCCGCCCATGATGGGCAGGAAGGTCGCCGCCGTTGCCGTGTTGGAGGTGATCTCGGTCAGGAAAAGAACCAGCAGCGCAACTGCTGCGATGAGCAGCACCGTGGGCAGGCCGCCGAGACCCTTAGCCATCTCGCCGATCCACAGAGATAGGCCCGAGTTGTTAAACATCGCGGACAGAGACAGGCCACCACCAAAGAGAAGCAGGACGTCCCACGGCATCTCATTCGCGGTCTTCCAGTCCAGCAGGCGCACGCCGGTCTTGGCGTCGGCTGGGATGATAAACAGCAGCAGGCCGGCAGCAATACCGACGATGGCATCGTCGTAGTTTGAGTCCTCGCCAACCAAGAAAGGAACGACCACCCAGGCGATAGCTGCGCCTAGGAAGATGATGCCGGTGAGAATCTGCGGAGCAGTCCACGGACCAAGAGCTGCGATTTCGCGGTCAATTAGCTCCTTGCCGCCAGGAATACGGTCCATCTCCGGCTTGAAGATGGTCACCAACAACAGCCATGCGATAAACAGGAAGATAACTGCCAGCGGCATTCCCACGATCATCCACTTGCCAAAGCCGAGGACGATGTCGTGAGATTCCTTCATATATCCGGCCAACAGAGCGTTCGGCGGAGTACCGATCAGCGTGCCCAGGGAGCCAATGGACGCGGAATACGCAATGCCCAGCATCAGCGCCGTTGCAAACTTCTTCTGCTTGGCCATGCCACCCACGGTGTCTGCGGTCAGCGCCAGCACGGAGGTACCGATAGGCAGCATGACTACCGCGGTCGCCGTATTTGAGACCCACATGGACAAAAAGCCGGTTGCCAGCATAAAGCCAGCACAATGCGCTTTGGCGAGGTGCCAACCACCTTCACCACCGCCAGGGCCATGCGGCGGTGCAAGTTCCAACGCTGCAACGCGAGCGCAATGAGGAAGCCACCCATAAACAAGAAGATCGTCGCCGAAGCATAAGGCGAGCCAACTTCCTTAATGGTGCCCACGCCGGCCAGCGGGAAGATAACCAAAGGCAAAAGTGCCGTAGCTGCCAGCGGAATTGCTTCGGTCATCCACCACACGCCCATCAGGATGGTCACCGCCGCAACCGCGCGAATCGCGCCATAAGTATAGGTTTCCTCTGGGTCCGCGCCCGAGGATTGCAGCACGGTATCCACCGCATTCGACGGAAAAATAAACCACACCAGGGCGGCCAGCGCTAAGCCTAGAAACAGGCCTATAAGCATGCGGCGCCATTCACGCTTGGCGACGCCGTGATCTTCTTCGCCTTCTACGTGAGCTGTTGATTCATGTGTTTGCGGGGTCGTCATTCAGTTCTCCTTGCCAAACCTTCTAGCACGCGGGGATAAGCAAAATGCGAACCATGCAATACCCACGTTTGCGAACACCATACAACTTTGAACCAAAGAAAAAATCGGTTTTTAAACGCGGTTACCCCCACCAAGGCCCACCAGAGCCAGCACTGCCAGCAGCATCACGGCCACGGCTAGGCCCGCCAGCGCCGCGGCGCCGGGGAGGGCGCCGCCGGTGTGAAGAGCGGCGTCGTAAAGCGCGTTACGGCGGCGCACCCGCCAACCCAGCCAGGCGCAGGCACCCGCGCCGCCCACGAAGGCGCTGAGCTCCGCAATGGTCCACGGCAGCTCACTGCGCAAAACCACCAGAACCACCAGCACGAACGCCAAAAGGCTGCGCTGCCACGACAGCCGGGTGCGCTCCGGCTGCAGCCCTGGGTCATACATTTATGCCCCCGCGCCCACGAGCTGACCTACCAGGATCAGCACGCCGATAAGCAGCACCACCAACACGAGCAGAGGCATCGCGGCATTCGGCGGCAGGGGCTTTTGTTCACGCATCGCGCTTTCCGACGCCGCCCAATGCGCCCACGCCACCGCCGGCAAGACGATGGCGACCACCAGCATGATCACGGAGATGATAAGAGTCAGCGTGCCGTGAATCGGGAGGTCGAAAGCCTGCAGTGCAACGCCGCCTGCGATGAAAGCGAGCGAGGTACGAATCCATGCCAAGAACGTGCGCTCGTTGGCCATGCTGAAACGCGGATCGGGCTCTGTGCCTTTTTCATAGACAAAGCGTGGGAACCGGCCATTAGACTTTTCCATTGCTTTTTATATTTCCTTAACGCACTGCCTCTTGCCACCCGGCAGGGCGCTGCGCCTTAGGCAGCTTTTGCACCACCGCGGCATAAGATTCCTGGACGAGCTCCCGAACTAACTTGGGGTTTATCGAATCCCCGGGATACACGGTGTACCAATGCCGCTTATTCATGTGATACGCAGGGCCGATGTCGGCATAACCAGCCTGCAAAGCGGTGACATCCTCCGGCGGAGCTTTGAGAATGATGGCTTTCTTTCCACCGAAGGGCTTATTCGCAGGCATTGTGGTGGCCAGCATGAACCACTTTTTGCGCACCCGCCAGGCTCGCCAGCCTTCGACGAAGGGATAGGACTCGGCGTCAATGAGTTCTTCCGCCGCATCGCTCGCAGTAGAAATAAGCTCTTTTTCGTTCATACGCCGACCTAAAATCCATCGAATTGAAAACGATATTTCCCCAGCTTAATGCGTAGGACTATCGGACGTCCAAGGCGTGGGCTAAGGTGACTGCTACAGACCTAAGCTAAGCAAAAAATAAAGGGCCAGTCATGAACAAGATTTTCTTTCTGCTCGCCGTGGTTTTGTTAATCGCGGCCATCTACATGTTCTTTAAATCGCGCCAAGCCAAGGCGGCTAGCGCGCAGGAGACGGGCGATACCTTCTCCAAGGATTACTTCGCTGAGGCCAAAGGCCAAAACGAGTTCAATCCAGAAAATCTTGGTCCGGGTGCAATCATCCGTTACGGCGCCACCGACTACGTCGTCCGCGGCACCCTGACCCTAAATGAGGGCCCTTATTACTGGTACGAATACCTGCTCGACGGTGGAGATAACTCCTCCTGGCTGGGAGTCGAGGTCGATGAAGGCCAGCTCAATCTCACCTGGTGGACCTCCCGCAAGGGCGCCGGCGTCACGCCAGATCGCGGCACCGTGGAATTCGAGGGAGTTACATATAGTGAGGACGAGCGCGGCCATGCGCGCTACACCTCCACCGGCACCACCGGCCTGCCAGAGTCCGGCGAGATGCGCTACGTAGATTATTCCGCGGGTGAAAAGCTGCTGGGCTTTGAGGGCTGGGCCAACAATGACAGCTGGGAGGTATCCACCGGCCGCACCATGCTGCCGGGTGAGTTCACCGTGTACCCAGCTCCGAAGGCATAGGCCGCAGTGGAGGTTCTAGATTGCCCCAGCGCGGACGTCAGTGCCGCTGACTTGGGGCTGCGCTTAAACGGCCCGCGCCCGCAGGCGTTAAGCACGACCATGCTTCACGGTTCCGACAGCCTGCGGCTTGAGCTGGATATCATCGGCGCTTCGCATACTGCCAGCGTTTATCGCGGCAAGACGCTACTCTTCCGCGAGGAGATCTCCTGCCACTGTGAGGGTCCGCTGCCGCAGGCCTACGGTGAGATGATGGGTTACGAGCTGAAGACGGACGTCGCCAAGCATGGGGCGGATGGCTTCGCCGCAGAATTTCAACGGGTATCGGGCACGGATTGGCACTCTGCGCAATTTCCCGGGCAGGGTGATTACCACGTCACCGCCCTCAAGGGCACCGCACCCGAAGGCTGCGCAGGCTTCGAGTGGGAAACGGTACATATGTACCCTGCAGAAGAAATAATCGTGAAGACTACAAGTAGGTGGGTTCCATGAACTATGACAAAGGCTGGAAATGGTCACTGGTCTTCGCCGTACTTTTCGCAGTAATTGGCGGTCTGACTTCACCCGGCGTTACTGGCGCTCCCATCAGGTCAGGCACCTGTCAGGCAAACAATGTTCAGGCAGAGGCCAACCGCCTTGCAGCAGAGCATAAGCCGAAGGCGCGCCAATTCGATCCCGCAACGGGCACAGAGTACCTGCGCTACCGCAAGCAGATTGTCAAGGTCGAGCCCACTGGCCCGCAGAACTGTTCAGTGCGCGTGGAAAACCTCGATCACTTCCACGACGGCACCTATATCTTCTTAGGTCCCGGTTTTAGTCCCTCCTCCCCTTCCCGTTCTTCCGGCGGCTCCTCCGGCTCTTCCGGCGGCGTGAAATAGAAAGGCTTTAGTTCATGCTCGATTCAATCCTGGCCACCTTTGCTTATTTCGGTATTGCAGCGGTGCTGCTACTTGCCGGCTTCGTAGTTCTGGATCTGCTCACCCCGGGCAAGCTTTACCGCGCTGTCTTCGTTGATCATCACGTCAACGCTGCGGTCATCGCTTCCGCCCAGCAGATTGCCCTGGGAGCGGTGCTGGTTACCGCCATCGTGCACTCTTTTGACCTGCTAGAAACCGCTGTCTACGGCCTAGTCGGCATCGTGCTGCAGGCACTAGCGTTGGTCATTTTGGAGGCGCTTATCCCCGGCCGTTTCCGGGATCTGGTGGAAGATACCAAGCCCCGCGCGGGCGCCTTCTGCGCGAGCGTCATCCTCATCGTCATCGGCGCAATTAATGCCGCATGTCTGACCTAAACGCTTCCCCCACCGCAGATTCCCTGGTCCGCTCGCGCGCCTGGCGGGTAGCTCTGCTTATCTCCGTCTGTATCTGCGCAGCTTCGGGCTTGGTCTACGAGCTGGCCTTGCTGACGCTGTCCACGAGCCTCAACGGCGGCGGCATCGTAGAGACCTCACTGATCGTGGCAGGTTACGTCGCCTCCTTGGGTTTGGGCGCGTTAATGGCCAAGCCATTCTTGTCGTGGCCGGCGAGTTCTTTCCTCATCGTCGAAACTCTGCTCGGCCTGTGCGGCGGCGTGAGCGCCGTGGTGCTCTACATGGTCTTCGCGCTTGTGGGCCAATCCACCCTCATTTTGGTCGTAGCGACGCTGCTCATTGGCATTTTGGTGGGTATGGAAGTGCCACTGCTTATGACGCTGATTCAGCGCGGGCGTACCTCGAATGCTGAGGATTCCGGCTCGGTGGTAGCCAACCTCAACTTCGCGGATTACGTCGGCGGCCTGCTGGGCGGTTTGGCATGGCCATTTGTCTTGCTGCCGTGGCTGGGCATGATTCGTGGCACCGCTGCGGCCGGCTTGGTCAACCTTGTGGCCGCACTCGTGGTCGCACTACTTCTGCTGCGCACGGTGCTCTCCGGCAAGCAGCTTCTAATGCATGTCCTCGCGCTGCTGGGCGCTATCGCCTTGCTGCTCACTCTCATCATCCGCAGCGAATCCATAGTGGTAACCGCCCGGCAATCGCTCTACGATGATCCTGTCATTTACGCCCATACCTCGGATTACCAGGACATCGTGGTGACCAAACGCGGCAAGGATTCGCGCCTCTATCTCAACGGCGGCCTGCAATATTCCTCCCGCGATGAGTATCGCTACACCGAGTCCCTGGTCTATCCCGTGCTGCCTGCCGAGCCAGGCGGGCGAGTGCTCGTCATTGGCGGCGGCGATGGCTTAGCCGCGCGCGAGCTGCTCAAGATGGACTTTAAGCTCACCCAGGTCGAGCTCGATCCCGAGGTGGTGAACGTGGCCAACACGGTCCTGCGCGAGGACAACGGCGGTGCCATGGAAGATCCACGCGTGCGGATCCTCAACGAGGACGCGTTTACCTGGCTGCGATCGGGCGGGGATCACACGCTTTACGACGCCGTCCTCATCGATCTACCCGACCCCGACTCCGCCGCCATGGCCCGCCTTTACTCGGAAGAGTTCTACTCCATGGCGCACAAGATGCTCGCTCCCGGCGGCAAGATGGTCGTGCAGGCAACCAGCGCCTTTAGTACTCCCGATGTGTTCTGGCGTATCGATTCCACACTGCGTTCCGCCGGCTGCCCCACCGTGCCTTATCACGTGCACGTGCCCACCTTTGGTGACTGGGGCTTTGTAGCCTGCGCAGAGGAAATCTCCGTGCCCAGCTACGCTCCCCCGCTGCGCTACCTCGATGATGCGACTCTTGAGGCCGCGCAATCTTTCGGTTTAGATAACCAGCCGCGCAACCTGCCGGCCTCCACGCTCGATCATCCTTATGTGGTCGATGACCTGCGCCGCGGATACCGCCAGGCAGGGGACTAAGAAGCCTAAGACCCAGCCTCGGAGAACTTCTCCAAGGCGATGGGGCTGCCAGCAATCACGATGAGATCCGTCGGGTTCAATTGCTGGCCTTTCTCAACAGGCATCCAGTAGCCATAGTCCTTGCGCACTGAGACCAGCTGCACGCGATGTTTTTCCCACGTTTTCTGCGGATCTAGTGGGGTTTGCACCAAGTGCGCGGGCGGGGTGAGCTTGGTAACGCCATAGTCCTCGGCGATTTCGGCGAAATCTTCGAACTTGCCGCCGAGCAAGTGTGCAATGCGGCGGCCAGTGTCGCGTTCTGGGCGGATTACGTGGTGTACGCCCAGCTGCAGCAGGATGCGTGCATGCGCGTCGGAGTCCGCCTTCGCCCAAATGTCCTTTACGCCGAGTTCCACCAGATTTGAGGCGGTCAAAATGGAGTCCTCTAGGTGCGAGCCGATGGCCAGCACCACGCGGTCCACCTCGTCGATGCCCAGCTGATGCAAGACCTCGGCGTCGGTTGTATCAGCTTGTACTACCTCGGTGAGAACCGGCGAATAATCGCGCACGAACTTCTCGCAATTGTCGATGCCAAGCACCTCGACGCCATGATCCATAAGCTCACGTGCCAGGGAAAAACCGAAGCGCCCCAAGCCGATGACCACCACTGCGGGGATGTCGATGGATTGATTTTCGCGGCGCAGCGCGCCGAAGATATTAGCCAATGAACGGCCTTTCTACTGGGTAGCGATAGTGACGAGTTACCGTGCGCGCGGCCAAAGCGGCCACCAACGTGGTCGGCCCAACGCGACCAAGGTACATGATGAAGCACAAAATAATCTGGGAAGGCGCGGTCAGGCTGGCCGTAATACCTGTGGACAGGCCAACGGTGGCGAAAGCCGAGAGCACCTCGAAGGTGATCTGATCGGTGGAGAATTGCGGGTTCAAAACCACCAGGCTTCCAACTCCGAACATCACCACTGCCGCACCGGCCACAGTCAGGGCGAGCGCCTGGCGCGTAATCGAATACGGCAAACGGCGCTTACCGATGGTGGTGTCCTCACGGCCCAGGAACTCCGCCGCCATCGCCGCAACGAGCACGCAGGTGGTGGTCACCTTCACGCCGCCGGCCGTACCGGCGGATCCGCCGCCGATGAACATCAAGATGTCCGAGGCCATCAAGGTAATGGAATGCACATGCCCGTAGTCGATAGCATTAAAGCCCGCGGTACGCGGCGAAGCACTCATGAAGAAGCTATTGAGCAGCTTGGTGCCAAACGGCATATCTGCCAGCACGCCGGACCACTCGGCCACCAAGAAAAACGTCATGCCGCCGAAGAGCAAAATGGCAGTTCCCACCAGCGTCATCCGCGCGGTAATGGACATGTGGTGCACGCGCGGCGCACGCCCTCGCAGGGCGAGCTTGATCCGGCCGCGGATACGGCGCACTATCTCCGCCAACATGGGATAGCCCAAGCCACCCACGATGAGCGCAAAGGCCACCGGCAGCAGAATCCACGCATCGGTATTAAAACCAATCATATTGTCCGAGTACGTACTAAAACCCGCGTTGTTAAATGCCGAAATCGCGTGGAAGACACCCTCCCACATCGCGCGCAGCACCGGGACGCCATGTGCGAAATGCAGGCGTAGGGCCAAGAGGACAGCAACTGCAGCCTCACAAACGAGGGTGACGAGAAAGGTAAGCAAGAGGGTACGGCGAATGCCGCCGGCTACGGGGCGGCCCTCGGCGGCCGTCGAGCGCCGCGCCTTCAAGCTGATGCGTCCGGTTAAAAGCATGCCGGACAAGGAAGCAAGCGACATGATTCCCAAGCCGCCGAGCTGGATGAGGGTGATAATTACCACTTGGCCGAAGGGAGTCCAGTACGTGCCGGTATCTTCAACGATAAGACCGGTCAGAGAGACAGCGGAAGTCGCTGTGAAGAAAGCGTGCAAGGGAGGCGTCCACTGCGATCCTTCGGTAGAAAAAGGCAGCATCAGCAGGAATGCCCCCAGCATGATGAGCAGAAAAAAGCCCAAAGCTGTCACGCGTGCAGGACCAAAGATGCGGCTTCGGTTCTGCAAAGATCTTCGTTTCACAAATAGGGATAATAGACCTGTTAGGGCGATTTACCATTTTATAAGTGAGTCATTTTTCTTGAAGGCTCGGCACATCGCGGGTACACAGGGGACATGAGTACTTTTGCACTTGAGAACCCAAACACTGGCGTCTCCGAGGAGACCTTCGACCGCATCAATGACTCTGACCGTGACGCGATCCTGGACCGCTCCACGGAAGCCTTCAAGAGCTGGTCCCGCACCTCAATCGAGGAGCGTGCAGCCATCCTCTTCCGCACTGCAGAACTCTATGAAGAAAATGCAGACAAGCTAGCCGAGCACATCGGCCGTGAGATGGGTAAGCTCACGCGCTGGGCAA
Coding sequences:
- a CDS encoding YidH family protein is translated as MEKSNGRFPRFVYEKGTEPDPRFSMANERTFLAWIRTSLAFIAGGVALQAFDLPIHGTLTLIISVIMLVVAIVLPAVAWAHWAASESAMREQKPLPPNAAMPLLVLVVLLIGVLILVGQLVGAGA
- a CDS encoding DUF350 domain-containing protein; this translates as MLDSILATFAYFGIAAVLLLAGFVVLDLLTPGKLYRAVFVDHHVNAAVIASAQQIALGAVLVTAIVHSFDLLETAVYGLVGIVLQALALVILEALIPGRFRDLVEDTKPRAGAFCASVILIVIGAINAACLT
- a CDS encoding CsbD family protein; amino-acid sequence: MGDFENKKDDLVGKAKEAAGNATDNEDLANEGKADQVTSQAKDKVSDAVEGVKDKANEVIGGLKDK
- a CDS encoding polyamine aminopropyltransferase, whose product is MSDLNASPTADSLVRSRAWRVALLISVCICAASGLVYELALLTLSTSLNGGGIVETSLIVAGYVASLGLGALMAKPFLSWPASSFLIVETLLGLCGGVSAVVLYMVFALVGQSTLILVVATLLIGILVGMEVPLLMTLIQRGRTSNAEDSGSVVANLNFADYVGGLLGGLAWPFVLLPWLGMIRGTAAAGLVNLVAALVVALLLLRTVLSGKQLLMHVLALLGAIALLLTLIIRSESIVVTARQSLYDDPVIYAHTSDYQDIVVTKRGKDSRLYLNGGLQYSSRDEYRYTESLVYPVLPAEPGGRVLVIGGGDGLAARELLKMDFKLTQVELDPEVVNVANTVLREDNGGAMEDPRVRILNEDAFTWLRSGGDHTLYDAVLIDLPDPDSAAMARLYSEEFYSMAHKMLAPGGKMVVQATSAFSTPDVFWRIDSTLRSAGCPTVPYHVHVPTFGDWGFVACAEEISVPSYAPPLRYLDDATLEAAQSFGLDNQPRNLPASTLDHPYVVDDLRRGYRQAGD
- a CDS encoding tRNA adenosine deaminase-associated protein encodes the protein MSDDNISFAVTVARNEGQWVVREFNDDFEDINTSISAVRALRSEGAAFALLCVEDEYFVVVRPVPGDVRMLISDATYADEDDFAADFLELRDLDFPEIVDDDEDPDPYGDGDFDIFADLGLSEDQLGYIIDNDEDWPSDMLLRIAGDLGFGDELEEIIA
- a CDS encoding DUF4247 domain-containing protein; amino-acid sequence: MNYDKGWKWSLVFAVLFAVIGGLTSPGVTGAPIRSGTCQANNVQAEANRLAAEHKPKARQFDPATGTEYLRYRKQIVKVEPTGPQNCSVRVENLDHFHDGTYIFLGPGFSPSSPSRSSGGSSGSSGGVK
- a CDS encoding MmcQ/YjbR family DNA-binding protein, producing MNEKELISTASDAAEELIDAESYPFVEGWRAWRVRKKWFMLATTMPANKPFGGKKAIILKAPPEDVTALQAGYADIGPAYHMNKRHWYTVYPGDSINPKLVRELVQESYAAVVQKLPKAQRPAGWQEAVR
- a CDS encoding DUF202 domain-containing protein, producing the protein MYDPGLQPERTRLSWQRSLLAFVLVVLVVLRSELPWTIAELSAFVGGAGACAWLGWRVRRRNALYDAALHTGGALPGAAALAGLAVAVMLLAVLALVGLGGGNRV
- a CDS encoding DUF2617 family protein, giving the protein MEVLDCPSADVSAADLGLRLNGPRPQALSTTMLHGSDSLRLELDIIGASHTASVYRGKTLLFREEISCHCEGPLPQAYGEMMGYELKTDVAKHGADGFAAEFQRVSGTDWHSAQFPGQGDYHVTALKGTAPEGCAGFEWETVHMYPAEEIIVKTTSRWVP
- a CDS encoding DUF4178 domain-containing protein; translation: MNKIFFLLAVVLLIAAIYMFFKSRQAKAASAQETGDTFSKDYFAEAKGQNEFNPENLGPGAIIRYGATDYVVRGTLTLNEGPYYWYEYLLDGGDNSSWLGVEVDEGQLNLTWWTSRKGAGVTPDRGTVEFEGVTYSEDERGHARYTSTGTTGLPESGEMRYVDYSAGEKLLGFEGWANNDSWEVSTGRTMLPGEFTVYPAPKA
- a CDS encoding prephenate dehydrogenase, which gives rise to MSSQDVQRPVCIIGLGLIGGSLLRDLVASKHAVYGYNHSTSGARSAIKAGYDVTDDLQAILTRAEADNALIVIATPMKAVASVLDEIQQHAPSCGITDVVSVKTEVRDLFLERGMESRYVGGHPMAGTQNSGWDHSQTKLFKRAAWAITYDYAAECEARGERIPKKWIETFSDVVRMTQMVHAEAVPVRVANHDAAVARISHLPHVFAETLAVVGDNGGILAQSLASSSFKDGTRVAGTTPELVRQMCETNAPALVDALDEALQLLQAARDSLAAEQPSVAELAENGFRARTRIEARSGARKESVSPVKISSRPVLRLHPGGPNWVAQLRQSESLGGRIEIF
- a CDS encoding nucleoside deaminase translates to MRRALEVARQTPAGDIPVGAVLYDAAGNELSTGVNRREQRGDPTAHAEVEAIRAAVAKHGDGWRLEGCELVVTLEPCAMCAGAIQGARVASVVFGAFEPKTGACGSLVDVLRAPGALHVPEVRAGVCEEECAGLLTGFFGELR